The following proteins are co-located in the Colletotrichum lupini chromosome 4, complete sequence genome:
- a CDS encoding amino acid permease — MGGDDRRPSLSSMEQTSTKAKLGAVSGVYIPVCLNIFSILMFLRFGWILGQVGLLGMLGLLVTAYLVDFLTTLSLSAIASNGEVKGGGAYYVISRSLGPEFGGSIGMLFYLAQVLNTALNVVGLIDCIKLNVGGSFPQGYWTVYMLQTLALLLCAGLCLAGSGIFAKASNALLVILSLAIISIPISSAFKSPFRDDGLGVRFTGFSIETLVDNFAPHTKSESFKGFETFREVFAILFPATSGIFAGASMSGDLVNPSKDIPKGTLWAMMTTFIAYLVVVFSMASTTTHASFLNNTNIISVTSLSPPLILAGECAVTFFSAVMGLIGAAKLMQALARDKLLPGLLPFSKGTKRADEPIQAIILTYVLAQIAMFANLNQIATLISMGYQMTFFVMNLACFLLKIGSAPNFRPAFKFFSWETAFAGSIMSAAAMFFIDQTYAATAVCLLIFLFSLIHYLSPPKRWGDVSQNLIYHQVRKYLLRLRPEHIKFWRPQIILLINNPRSQTRLIQFCNSVKKGGLYILGHVIVTDDFNSGVHEARLQQAAWTKYISEFSRIKAFVQLTMSPTITWGIRNLILSAGLGGMRPNIAVMGFYNMDELRDSRPSFQVPKAPSSSNMNARPQAKAKERPSRRRRGDTSARLMEGMLPTDVMKTEGMMSVTNYMTMLEDLALRYKLNVAIGKGFENLETPRKDKANVKKHLDLWPIQMSAEVLSDGKSVLTTNFDTYTLILQLGYILYSVPTWHKVYNIRVMVFVEYESEVEEERARVKALLDKLRIEAEVIVFWLASGHLNTYELIINGQSNDLESQIMVHDILKDEEWWDDLQRFRGREPNLNSTEELTSFANIIESTAGRPGVFNPHVSLDDIESGRRPSLVHFGELPRKPTVSRLSRLGVSVGIHTSHLGDEVFEDASGSDGEMSDQEQQPSCLDSDSEFEPGSSDYSEDEMPEVDAPRRPLLLGRGRGRSQSDDLLTSPSKQKRSKSNKSAAPAASYGTMVSQARSEGQAGPSHVGRGENVSAPPTPLERPVLDRNISARSMGGFRSAGINTYDATSGSVSGKATPATRPTLSRQSSAVRFSSRPMPETRTDVEGASGPTIMFADTTEEETPRAEQPAFSRQSSAGRFSSRPVPEMTVTAAEEFEPNSTFAELSCRSRKASVASTADLGDVHMNMAELVGRYRLDSRPDADGPGSPYSTQGISLSFNDLPSRAQHVILNELMRQNSKDTAVMFTTLPVPTEGTCQDELASVQYLSDVEVLCHELPPVILNSWWGNVSNPARENIHDKTAYVGDHHPEQRHVVVNSFGAGHIPHLYKEFPSTVHKQLELSPSRFFFPYLGCLSRGVVFMEASFEAMDIKHPTPPALPSSWTIPQTVNMNDHGRKSTWTTQLSPYLKGLKIKNLMTSPKSPKSPKSPKSPRFPLSPKSPRFPLSPKSPRTLPPKLLDEDSSFRIIHTPDRPERPISKRAIPNDEQCMAFLMSLQRQEEHKRGGVKTGLKMWPYPDEQEAEDRRYLRSVRVESVHLEEARLARTNSSGPAKVVEVGRSSTKSTMASRRSYHTSTPSVSDAGDVEEKPRCGLTVAVGVAPLSPPPTVPRSQSRLSFHTPKANTSRWSDDSIESLFSSRDMDSPCPQRVTVRSSSEALSPTVVGDESVGSYSPPLLTPVKDRPATPFTDPCLRATSEPMTPPPSDHIVHQMNISPEPVPRKYSWRSSKDTILNTGAPISRFQSWLPEARPEEDSEGGQQQQQQPEPEVYGEWADYYFEDGNFWDDYSDGDEEGDETKVEEEEDIDAIEKEEQEVGDEEEEKEEGNEGQKDRLRVDDEEVYPRYESFIKDYKNNVMNITVTEV; from the exons ATGGGCGGCGACGACAGACGACCGAGTCTCTCCAGCATGGAGCAGACCAGTACCAAGGCCAAGTTGGGTGCAGTTTCGGGGGTCTATATCCCCGTCTGTCTCAATATCTTCAGCATTCTCATGTTTCTCCGTTTTGGCTGGATTCTTGGTCAAGTTGGGCTTTTGGGCATGCTTG GACTACTCGTTACGGCTTATCTTGTAGACTTCTTGACAACGCTCTCTCTGTCTGCTATAGCTTCAAATGGCGAAGTTAAGGGCGGAGGCGCCTACTACGTAATCTCGCGGTCTCTTGGCCCTGAGTTTGGCGGTTCCATCGGGATGCTCTTCTACCTCGCTCAGGTCCTCAATACCGCTCTCAATGTTGTTGGTCTCATTGACTGCATAAAGCTGAACGTCGGGGGGTCTTTTCCCCAAGGCTACTGGACTGTCTACATGCTCCAAACCTTGGCTTTGCTGCTCTGTGCTGGATTGTGCTTGGCCGGGAGCGGCATATTTGCCAAGGCTAGCAATGCGCTGCTTGTCATATTGAGTCTCGCCATTATAAGCATTCCGATATCTTCCGCGTTTAAGTCTCCCTTTCGAGATGATGGACTTGGTGTACGATTCACCGGCTTTAGTATCGAGACGTTGGTGGACAACTTTGCTCCCCATACAAAAAGCGAGTCTTTCAAAGGATTTGAAACTTTTCGAGAGGTCTTTGCCATCCTGTTCCCAGCCACGTCAGGAATCTTCGCAGGGGCTTCAATGTCTGGAGATCTGGTAAATCCTAGCAAAGACATCCCGAAGGGAACTCTCTGGGCGATGATGACCACCTTCATTGCGTACCTGGTTGTAGTCTTCTCCATGGCTTCCACCACAACGCATGCTTCATTTCTCAACAACACAAACATTATATCGGTCACGAGCTTGTCTCCACCTTTGATCCTTGCAGGAGAGTGTGCCGTCACCTTCTTCTCCGCCGTGATGGGACTCATTGGTGCTGCCAAGCTCATGCAAGCCCTGGCCAGAGACAAGTTGCTGCCCGGTCTGCTGCCATTTTCGAAAGGAACGAAGAGGGCTGATGAACCAATTCAAGCCATTATCCTCACATATGTGCTTGCCCAGATCGCCATGTTCGCCAATTTGAACCAGATTGCGACTTTAATCTCCATGGGCTATCAG ATGACCTTCTTCGTCATGAACCTGGCATGTTTCCTACTCAAGATAGGATCAGCTCCCAACTTTCGGCCTGCATTCAAGTTCTTCAGTTGGGAGACAGCTTTTGCTGGCAGCATCATGTCTGCAGCGGCCATGTTCTTCATCGACCAGACTTATGCGGCTACTGCAGTCTGCTTGCTCATCTTTCTCTTTTCCCTGATTCACTATCTCAGCCCACCAAAGCGATGGGGCGACGTCTCGCAAAATCTCATCTACCACCAAGTGAGAAAGTACTTGCTGCGATTGCGGCCGGAGCATATCAAGTTTTGGAGGCCCCAAATCATTCTGCTCATCAACAATCCTAGGAGCCAAACTCGACTGATTCAATTCTGCAACTCCGTAAAGAAAGGCGGTCTCTATATTCTCGGCCACGTCATTGTGACGGACGATTTCAACAGCGGCGTTCACGAAGCCAGACTTCAACAGGCAGCATGGACAAAGTACATCTCGGAGTTCTCCCGTATCAAGGCCTTCGTGCAGCTTACAATGTCCCCAACCATTACCTGGGGTATCCGAAACTTGATTCTATCGGCTGGGCTAGGGGGCATGCGGCCAAATATTGCTGTCATGGGATTCTACAACATGGACGAGCTGCGAGATTCTCGACCTTCTTTCCAGGTTCCGAAAGCACCGAGCTCGTCGAACATGAACGCCCGCCCTCAGGCCAAAGCCAAAGAGAGGCCTTCACGCAGGAGACGAGGCGACACATCAGCGCGTCTGATGGAAGGCATGCTGCCTACGGATGTGATGAAGACAGAGGGCATGATGAGTGTGACCAATTACATGACTATGTTGGAAGATCTCGCTCTGAGGTACAAACTGAATGTCGCAATTGGCAAAGGCTTTGAAAATCTGGAAACGCCGCGCAAGGACAAAGCCAACGTCAAGAAACATCTCGATCTCTGGCCGATACAAATGTCGGCAGAAGTTCTGTCAGATGGGAAAAGTGTCTTGACAACCAACTTCGACACAT ATACCTTGATTCTCCAACTAGGCTATATCCTCTACAGCGTTCCGACATGGCACAAAGTATACAATATTCGCGTCATGGTGTTTGTGGAGTACGAAAGTGAAGTGGAAGAAGAAAGGGCGCGAGTCAAGGCCTTGCTAGATAAGCTGAGGATCGAGGCCGAGGTCATCGTGTTTTGGCTGGCTTCCGGACACCTCAATACGTATGAGCTGATCATCAACGGCCAAAGTAACGACCTCGAGTCTCAGATTATGGTCCACGATATACTAAAGGATGAAGAGTGGTGGGACGACCTGCAGAGGTTCCGAGGCCGTGAGCCAAATCTGAACTCAACCGAAGAGCTTACGTCTTTCGCGAATATCATCGAGTCAACCGCAGGGCGGCCTGGCGTGTTCAACCCGCATGTATCACTGGACGATATTGAAAGTGGACGGCGACCAAGTCTGGTGCACTTTGGGGAACTGCCCAGGAAGCCGACGGTTTCGAGGTTGTCCCGCCTTGGCGTCAGTGTTGGAATTCATACGTCTCACTTGGGAGATGAGGTTTTTGAAGACGCCTCTGGCTCCGACGGTGAGATGAGTGATCAAGAACAACAACCATCTTGCCTTGATTCCGATTCTGAATTTGAACCTGGCAGCAGTGACTACAGCGAGGACGAGATGCCAGAGGTCGACGCTCCCAGGCGGCCGTTGTTACTTGGGCGAGGACGAGGGCGAAGCCAGAGCGACGACCTACTCACGAGTCCATCGAAACAAAAAAGGAGCAAATCGAATAAGAGCGCTGCACCGGCAGCATCATACGGCACGATGGTGTCACAAGCTCGTTCTGAAGGTCAGGCGGGCCCAAGCCACGTGGGAAGGGGCGAAAACGTGTCAGCGCCTCCAACTCCGCTGGAACGACCTGTGCTTGATCGAAACATATCTGCTCGTTCCATGGGCGGGTTTCGGTCGGCGGGTATCAACACTTACGATGCGACCTCGGGAAGTGTATCAGGGAAAGCAACCCCAGCAACGAGACCAACGCTCTCTCGACAATCATCAGCAGTGAGGTTCTCAAGTCGTCCAATGCCGGAGACCAGAACCGATGTGGAGGGTGCGTCTGGTCCGACAATCATGTTTGCAGACACCACCGAGGAAGAGACGCCGCGGGCGGAACAACCCGCATTCTCAAGACAGTCCTCCGCAGGACGGTTCTCCAGTCGGCCTGTGCCCGAGATGACGGTGACGGCGGCTGAAGAGTTCGAGCCGAATAGTACGTTTGCGGAACTCTCGTGCAGATCACGCAAAGCTTCGGTCGCGTCTACTGCAGATCTAGGCGACGTCCACATGAACATGGCGGAACTTGTGGGACGCTACAGATTAGACTCGAGACCCGACGCAGACGGGCCCGGCTCGCCCTACTCGACGCAAGGCATCTCGCTCTCGTTCAACGATTTGCCATCGCGAGCGCAGCATGTCATCCTCAATGAGCTGATGCGGCAAAACAGCAAAGATACAGCCGTCATGTTCACCACGTTGCCCGTGCCCACGGAGGGGACTTGCCAGGATGAGCTGGCGAGCGTGCAGTATCTATCGGACGTTGAAGTCCTCTGCCACGAGCTCCCTCCCGTCAT TCTGAACTCGTGGTGGGGCAATGTCTCAAATCCTGCGAGGGAGAACATCCATGATAAG ACGGCTTATGTCGGGGATCATCACCCGGAACAAAGGCATGTGGTGGTAAACTCTTTTGGGGCCGGCCACATTCCTCA CCTTTACAAAGAGTTTCCCTCGACGGTGCATAAGCAGCTTGAACTCTCGCCATCCAGGTTTTTCTTCCCCTACCTCGGATGTCTGTCAAGAGGAGTGGTTTTCATGGAAGCCTCTTTTGAAGCCATGGACATTAAACACCCAACCCCGCCGGCATTGCCTTCCTCATGGACAATCCCTCAAACAGTCAACATGAATGATCATGGAAGGAAATCGACTTGGACCACGCAATTGTCGCCGTACCTGAAAGGCCTCAAGATAAAGAACCTCATGACGTCTCCTAAATCACCAAAGTCACCCAAATCCCCAAAGTCGCCAAGGTTTCCACTTTCACCCAAATCGCCGAGATTCCCTCTATCACCCAAATCACCCAGAACGCTACCGCCAAAGCTTCTCGACGAGGACTCGTCATTTCGAATTATACATACGCCTGACAGGCCGGAACGACCGATATCAAAACGGGCCATTCCGAATGACGAACAGTGCATGGCATTCCTTATGTCTTTGCAGAGACAAGAAGAACACAAGAGGGGAGGCGTCAAGACGGGCCTCAAGATGTGGCCGTACCCGGACGAGCAGGAGGCCGAGGACCGTAGGTATCTGCGGAGCGTGAGGGTCGAAAGTGTGCACTTGGAGGAAGCTCGTCTCGCGAGAACAAATTCCTCCGGCCCGGCCAAGGTTGTGGAAGTGGGCAGAAGCTCGACCAAGTCGACGATGGCATCACGGCGATCATACCACACCAGCACACCCAGTGTTAGTGACGCAGGGGACGTCGAAGAAAAGCCCCGATGCGGTCTTACAGTGGCCGTCGGTGTTGCCCCCCTCTCTCCACCGCCGACTGTGCCCCGCAGTCAATCAAGGCTAAGCTTTCACACGCCAAAAGCCAATACATCTCGCTGGTCCGATGACAGCATCGAGTCCCTCTTCTCGTCGAGAGACATGGACTCGCCATGCCCTCAGCGAGTTACTGTCCGCTCATCCTCCGAGGCGCTGTCACCCACTGTCGTCGGGGACGAGTCTGTTGGCTCATACTCGCCTCCCCTTCTGACGCCAGTGAAAGATCGGCCTGCTACACCGTTCACGGACCCTTGTCTACGGGCGACATCCGAACCGATGACGCCTCCGCCTTCAGATCACATTGTTCACCAGATGAACATAAGCCCTGAGCCGGTGCCGCGGAAGTACTCATGGCGCTCTTCCAAAGATACGATCCTCAATACAGGGGCCCCGATATCAAGATTCCAGTCGTGGCTACCAGAAGCGCGGCCGGAAGAGGATTCCGAGGGGGgacagcagcaacaacagcaaccTGAGCCGGAGGTCTACGGCGAGTGGGCGGATTACTACTTTGAGGATGGGAATTTCTGGGATGACTATTCGGACGGCGATGAGGAAGGAGATGAGACTAAggtagaggaagaggaggatatCGACGCCATCGAGAAGGAGGAGCAAGAAGTCGgcgacgaagaagaagaaaaggagGAAGGGAACGAGGGTCAAAAGGACCGGCTTCGGGTCGACGATGAGGAGGTTTATCCGCGCTACGAGAGTTTTATCAAGGATTACAAGAACAACGTCATGAACATCACGGTTACGGAGGTGTGA
- a CDS encoding HemK family methyltransferase: MPRLPPCLFRRAHAISPHAAVLLPACRDVPSAVTELRWIRSHVASSGRQPSSRALLPSQDEQEARVARLCAKRGRGVPLQYVLGSQPFGALDIKCRPGVLAPRAETEAYAIHLADMITLGQLPGFENRELRVVDFCTGTGCIALALYERLTRWAKKLSVAGVDVSPIAVNLSRENLRRNMATNSLIPPSPDKEVTFRKADVFQEADMQSLQRCDVLVSNPPYISRKVWTYGQGQMGYSVRKYEPKLALVPGEMVPTYEGCDHADVFYARLLDIGSRLRTRVLLFEVGDEEQALRVVKLVRRNDFTRHALCELWRDWPDLSPEEDEMSSFHVDREMITVKGSGNVRSVLIQYVRRLQYCKRTNNTAQSSQDHHFRLHKDDVWQKQKVIAQRRIRTAVNTDRCIEEPQRIILTN, encoded by the exons ATGCCTCGCCTACCGCCCTGCCTCTTCCGCCGCGCCCACGCCATCTCACCCCATGCCGCCGTCCTCCTGCCGGCGTGCCGCGATGTACCCTCCGCGGTGACCGAGCTTCGCTGGATCAGGTCGCACGTCGCAAGCAGCGGTAGGCAGCCGTCATCAAGAGCGCTTCTGCCCAGCCAAGATGAGCAAGAAGCCCGCGTCGCACGCCTCTGCGCAAAACGCGGCCGCGGCGTGCCCCTGCAGTACGTCCTCGGCTCCCAGCCCTTCGGAGCACTCGACATCAAGTGCCGGCCCGGCGTGCTCGCCCCGCGCGCCGAGACGGAGGCGTACGCGATCCATCTGGCCGACATGATCACGCTTGGCCAGCTGCCTGGTTTCGAGAACAGAGAGCTGCGGGTCGTGGACTTTTGTACGGGCACTGGGTGTATCGCGCTCGCGCTGTACGAGCGTCTTACACGATGGGCCAAGAAGCTTAGCGTCGCGGGCGTTGATGTCTCGCCCATCGCTGTCAATCTCTCGCGAGAAAATTTGCGGCGCAACATGGCTACAAATTCACTAATACCGCCGTCTCCCGACAAGGAGGTGACTTTCCGAAAAGCAGACGTCTTCCAGGAGGCTGATATGCAGTCGCTTCAACGATGCGATGTACTGGTATCAAACCCGCCGTACATATCACGCAAGGTTTGGACCTATGGTCAGGGCCAGATGGGCTACTCTGTGCGAAAGTACGAGCCGAAGCTCGCGCTCGTGCCGGGAGAGATGGTGCCTACGTATGAGGGGTGTGATCATGCCGACGTCTTTTACGCCAGATTGCTCGACATTGGAAGTCGGCTACGGACGCGAGTCTTACTATTCGAGGTGGGAGATGAGGAACAGGCTCTTAGGGTTGTCAAGCTCGTCAGACGCAATGACTTTACGAGGCATGCTTTGTGCGAGCTCTGGAGGGACTGGCCAGACTTATCGCCCGAAGAAGATGAAATGAGTTCATTCCATGTCGATAGGGAGATGATTACTGTCAAGGGCAGCGGGAATGTTCGATCAGTCCTGATTC AATATGTCAGGCGCTTGCAATATTGCAAGAGAACAAATAATACGGCACAGAGTAGTCAAGATCACCATTTTCGACTTCATAAGGATGATGTGTGGCAAAAGCAAAAGGTTATTGCCCAGAGGCGGATTCGAACCGCCGTCAACACGGATCGCTGTATAGAAGAACCACAACGTATCATCCTAACCAACTAG